A window of Thermanaerothrix sp. contains these coding sequences:
- the ribE gene encoding 6,7-dimethyl-8-ribityllumazine synthase codes for MRVYSGKLIGTGLRFAVVVSRFNELISSKLLEGAKDALFRHDVRHQDVDVFWVPGAWEIPLVVKELALTGRYDGIVALGAIIRGDTPHFDYVAAEASKGLAAVGLDQRVPVAFGVLTCDNLEQALLRAGSKSGNKGAEAALTALEMARLLDQIRKDQGQKED; via the coding sequence GTGAGGGTTTATTCCGGGAAACTGATAGGAACTGGGTTGAGGTTTGCGGTTGTGGTGTCTAGATTTAACGAGCTGATATCATCAAAGCTTCTGGAGGGGGCCAAGGATGCCCTTTTCAGGCATGACGTGAGGCATCAGGACGTGGACGTTTTTTGGGTTCCTGGGGCTTGGGAGATTCCTCTGGTGGTTAAGGAGTTGGCCCTCACCGGACGCTATGACGGTATAGTGGCATTGGGAGCCATAATAAGAGGAGACACTCCGCACTTTGATTACGTGGCTGCGGAGGCTAGCAAGGGCTTGGCGGCGGTTGGTTTGGATCAGAGGGTTCCGGTGGCCTTTGGGGTCCTTACCTGCGATAACCTGGAGCAGGCCTTGTTGAGGGCTGGCAGCAAATCTGGTAATAAGGGGGCCGAAGCGGCTTTGACCGCCCTTGAGATGGCCAGGCTTTTGGATCAGATACGAAAGGATCAGGGGCAGAAGGAGGACTAA
- a CDS encoding bifunctional 3,4-dihydroxy-2-butanone-4-phosphate synthase/GTP cyclohydrolase II: MRDVLGSVEDALRVISEGGMVIVVDDAQRENEGDLLMAAQFCRGEDINFMARYGRGLICAPVDEEIARRLELAPMVERNTDLHETAFTVSVDAKEGTTTGISAQERALTARLLADPKSRPEDFRRPGHLFPLIARRGGVLKRAGHTEAAVDLARYAGLFPAGVICEIMNEDGTMARLPQLVNFAREHGLMIISIEDLIRYRSRREKLVRREAEIHLPTAYGDFRAIGYRFVLDEDPDKVHMALVKGDVEGKSGVLVRVHSECFTGDILGSLRCDCGPQLHRAMEMIEEEGAGVLLYMRQEGRGIGLLAKLKAYELQERGMDTVEANEALGFDADLRDYGVGAQILADLGLKEIRLLTNNPRKIVGLEGYGLKIVERVPIEIPSNPYNERYLKTKSCKLGHHLHL; encoded by the coding sequence ATGAGGGATGTCTTAGGGAGCGTGGAAGACGCTCTCAGGGTGATATCCGAAGGTGGAATGGTGATAGTTGTTGACGATGCCCAACGGGAGAATGAGGGGGACCTTCTTATGGCCGCCCAGTTCTGTCGTGGGGAGGACATAAACTTCATGGCTCGGTATGGCAGGGGGTTGATATGTGCTCCGGTAGACGAGGAGATAGCCAGGAGATTGGAGCTTGCCCCCATGGTGGAGAGAAACACGGACCTTCATGAGACCGCTTTCACCGTCAGCGTTGATGCCAAAGAGGGTACCACCACCGGTATATCCGCCCAGGAGAGGGCTTTAACTGCTAGGTTGTTGGCGGATCCCAAGTCAAGACCCGAGGATTTCCGGCGGCCTGGACACCTTTTCCCCCTCATAGCCAGAAGGGGAGGGGTTTTGAAGAGGGCTGGCCACACGGAGGCGGCGGTTGATCTTGCCAGGTACGCAGGGCTTTTTCCGGCGGGTGTGATATGTGAGATCATGAACGAAGATGGTACCATGGCAAGGCTCCCTCAGCTGGTTAATTTTGCCAGGGAGCATGGGCTGATGATAATCTCCATCGAGGATCTCATAAGGTACAGAAGCCGCAGGGAGAAGTTGGTAAGGCGGGAGGCGGAGATACACCTGCCCACCGCCTATGGCGACTTTAGAGCCATCGGTTACAGGTTTGTATTGGATGAGGACCCCGATAAGGTTCACATGGCCTTGGTTAAGGGGGATGTGGAGGGTAAATCCGGGGTTCTGGTGCGGGTTCATTCGGAGTGCTTTACTGGGGACATATTGGGATCCCTCCGTTGTGACTGCGGCCCTCAGCTTCATAGGGCCATGGAGATGATAGAGGAAGAGGGAGCTGGGGTCCTGCTGTACATGAGGCAAGAGGGGCGGGGGATAGGATTGCTTGCCAAGCTCAAGGCTTACGAGCTTCAGGAGCGGGGGATGGACACCGTTGAGGCAAACGAGGCCTTGGGTTTTGACGCAGATCTCAGGGATTATGGTGTGGGAGCCCAGATATTGGCTGATCTTGGGTTGAAGGAGATAAGGCTGTTGACCAATAACCCCAGAAAGATAGTTGGTTTGGAGGGGTATGGTCTTAAGATAGTAGAGAGGGTGCCCATAGAGATACCTTCCAACCCATACAATGAGAGGTATTTAAAGACCAAGTCGTGTAAGCTGGGCCACCATCTACACCTTTGA